Part of the bacterium genome, GAGAAGATAAACTCCTCCCGAATACAATGCGAATATCACGGCCGGCCCAAAAATCAGCGCGATTATTATTCTGAAAAGCAGGTTCTTTTTAGTTATTGACATATATTTAGCCTGTTATAAACGTTTATTAAATTTACGCTTTCTCGTAAAAAACCCCTTCAGCCAATCGATCAACTTGACCAAAAAACCGAATCCGCTGAAGCGACTTGACCATATGGTGCGGTAAAGTATCGAGCACCCTATCGCGCCGAGAACAAAATTCGGTATCCACATCGAGAGCCATGGAGCCACAAATCCCCTATCGGCAAGCTCTTCGCCTCCGATCAGTAAGGCCCAATAAGTAACAAAGAAAAATAAACCAAAACCTATTGCCACCCCCATTCCTCCTTTGCGCGCCCATACACCCACCGGTGCACCCACAAAAAGAAAGAAAAAACAAGCCAATGGTAAAGTTATTTTTTTATTAATCTCCACAGTATATTTTCTAACATATCTCTGATGCGCTTGTATCGCATTTAGCTGGCTGGAGATGGATTGAGATGTTGATTTCACATAGCTTCGGATCGATTCAATTGCTTCTAGAATATCTTTCTTAGGATTCTCTGCCGGGATCAAAGCTCTATTAAACGCTCGATCCGAAAGATTGACTATATTCCGCTTAGCTTGAATAATTGCATTTTTTTTGGTAATAATCAGCTCTTTCATATCGGCTATCTTAAGCTCCCGGTCGCCCCTGTGCCCGGTGTCTCTTCGTTCAAGATTCATACCAAGATTGCCAAAACGCATTGTTTGGCTTTCAAAATTAACTTGCGTATATTTTGATGGATCGGTTTCGTCTATCTCATGGATGCTTCCGTTAATGAGTTCTAAATTGAGGACATCTGCGTCTTTATCGAAATACATCTTTCCACGCTCAGCCGTGATTATCCTCGGATAACGCCTTTCCTTTTGATCGTAAATCGTTATCCCCTCGAGCTTGTTAGTTCGCTCATCCACATCCTGAATGAACATGCCCACACCAGGAAAATCATCGATAAAAACCCGTTCTTTGATTGCCAGTGTAGGCTTTTTTCTCTTTATATCGCCGATAAGTAATTTCGCCTCATGATTTAAATCTGGCAATATCTGATCTGAAAAATAGACCATCCCAAACGATATGAGCAAAGCCACAATCATCGGAGCAAGCA contains:
- a CDS encoding LptF/LptG family permease → MKTLSKYTLREHLQPFLGGFIIIMFVMVMDFILDILNLILAKGVDPFTVLKLFILNLSWMLALAVPMSCLIAGLMAFGRLSQDGEITATVSSGVPLIRIMLAPMIVALLISFGMVYFSDQILPDLNHEAKLLIGDIKRKKPTLAIKERVFIDDFPGVGMFIQDVDERTNKLEGITIYDQKERRYPRIITAERGKMYFDKDADVLNLELINGSIHEIDETDPSKYTQVNFESQTMRFGNLGMNLERRDTGHRGDRELKIADMKELIITKKNAIIQAKRNIVNLSDRAFNRALIPAENPKKDILEAIESIRSYVKSTSQSISSQLNAIQAHQRYVRKYTVEINKKITLPLACFFFLFVGAPVGVWARKGGMGVAIGFGLFFFVTYWALLIGGEELADRGFVAPWLSMWIPNFVLGAIGCSILYRTIWSSRFSGFGFLVKLIDWLKGFFTRKRKFNKRL